ACCCGGCCACGGCGCCATAAACGCCCGCGCCATGGAGCGGGCCGGCGTCGCCCTCTGGGCGCGGTCGGCCGGTGAGCTGGAGGCGATCATCCGTGGGCGCACCTTCGAGAGGGCCGTGCATCCTCCTTCCGTGGAGTGGCTCACGGCGGCACCGGACGTTCTCAGCGCACTCCGCGCGAACCGGCGGAGATGGTGAGCGCCCCGGCGACGGTGAGGACGATCCCGGCTCCGAGTATGGTTTGAGGGATGGTCCCCGAGGGCCAGGCCTCCCCGAAGAACGCAGGAGCCACGGCCACGGGGAGCACCGTGTGCAGGGCGAGTATCACCGGGGCGGCGATCGAAGCCTCCATCTCGCGCAGGGTTCTGAGCTGGGCGTCGAACGCCGCGGCGCTCGCCGCTATGAGCCCGGCGAGGAGGAGGGCTGAGCCGATCAGATGTGGGGGCAGGAGGTCTCCCAGGCCTGCGTTCTGGGGCAGGAGGTCGATCAGGCCCTTGGTGAGGATTCCGGTGAGGGCGTAACAGACGCCGGAGGATATCGCGAACAGGAGCGGGCGCGCCGGAGCCCGTCTGCCGCGCAGCGCGTAAGGAACTGCGGTCACGGCGCCGGCGGACGCGACGAGCGCGGCCCACTCCCAGGGTGTGGGAGAGGCGCTACCGTAGGATGGAGGGAAGACGCCGGCTGCCGAGAGCCCGGCGACCAGGAGCACCGCCCCTGCGAGCTTGGCCTTCCCGAGCGGTTCTTTCAGGGCGAGGCTGGAGAGAAGCAGCAGGAATCCCAGCCCGGCCGCACTCACGATGCGGGCGAGCGTCAGCGGGATGAAGGTCAGAGAGGCGGCTTCGAACACCCAGCCCGCGACGTCCAGCGCTATCCCGGCGATGCCCGAGGAGCGTTTGCCCGCGGAGACCGCGAGCGAGGCACCGCCCCCGCGGCTCCTGCGGGCGGCGAGGGCGAGCAGGATCACGGAGGCGTTGTAGGCGAGCGTCGAGGCGACGATGAGCACGATGCCGGCTATCATCGGCTGCGGACCAGGAGGTTTTCGAGGGCTTCGACAGCGGAGGGCAGGCCCTCTTCGCGCCGCGGGGCGGGGGGACGTCCGGCGGTGAGTATCTCTTCGAGAGCCCTCGCGTCGCGCGCCCAGAGCGCCACCCCAGCCTCCTCCATGATCCTGGCGTTGTACTCGCCGTGGCCGGCTATGGGGTCGAAGGAGACGAGCGGCACGCCGAGGTCTATCGCCTCCAGGGCCGTCATCCCGCCGGCGTTCTGGATCAGACAGTCCGCGGCCGCCATCACCCGCGCCATGTCTTTGCGCCAGCCAAGGATGAGCACGCGTTCCTCGCCCCCCAGCAGATCCCGCAGGCGTCTCATCAGTGACTCGTTTCCGCCGGTCGCCACGATCGCATGCCAGCCGCACCCAAGCACTGTGCGGGTCGTCTCCCCCAGGTTCCCGGCTCCCCAGGCTCCACCCGAGATCAGGGCGACGGACGCCCCTTCCTGCGGGACGCCCAGGTCTTTTCTCGCCTTTCGCCGGTCCACTCTGGCGTGCGACGCGCGTGTGGGGATGCGTACCGCCAGGGCCTTGCCTCCCGCCCGCTCGACCAGACCGGCCGAGATGAGCGAGGGGACGAGGTTGAGGTCCACGCCCGAGGCGACCCACAGAGGGTGCGCCCCGTAATCCGTGATGAGCGCCGCGACGGGGCAGGAAAGCTCCCCACTGCGGCGCAGACGCCCCACGGCCGCGCTCACGAGCGGGTAGGTCGAGACCACGAGGTCGGGGGCGGACGAGCGCAGAAGGGCCCGCAGCTCTTTCGTGAAAGCCGGGCTGCTCGTCAGACGGTGGATCATGCGCGACCCGTACCGGTTGGAGGTGACCTTGAAGGCCATCCCCCACGAGGTCGGGAGCCAACCGGTCGAGCCCCGGCTCGTGAGGCCCTTCCGGTAGGAGCTTACGGCGAGCCGTTCGATCCACCCGGACATGAGGTTCAGGCCGTCCTCGACGAGGACGTGGTGCCCAGCTGAGGCGAGCTCGCCGGAGAGGGCCTCGCCGGCGGCCTTGTGCCCTCCTCCCGCCCCGGCGGTGAGTATAAGTATGTGGTGTCCTTGGGTCATCGGGCGGGTCCGGGTTCCTCTCGCGCAGCGCTCTTGCCGGGCGTTTACACGTGTCCGCAAGGAATAATAGGATATCCGGGAGGTGTGAGAGGCACGTGAGAGCGGCCGGGTTCGGGCCGAGGTCCACGGTGGAGCATAGAAGTCGGGAGCACTCCCGGCGATGGAAGCGCTTTCTCGCCCTTCGTTCCGTCTTCTTGAGCGTACTCTCATCCACCTCTTACTCCTCTCTGATAGCCTGAGAGGATGAACCCGAAGGGAGCGGGCGGCAGAGGTGGGTCGCGGCATACCAGCCGCGGAGGGCGTGATGCGCGGGGTGCCTCCTGCCTGGGGGTCTCGGCCCTCCTTCTACTCGCCGCGTTCGCCGCACTCGCCTACGCCGTCTCCCGCGGTGTGACCCGTTCTCTCGACGTCGCCGTCATGATGGAGGTGCACGGGGTATTCTCTCCCTCCATCGAGGGGCTCATGGTCGCAGCGACCACGCTCGGGTATTACTCGGTGGTCACGGTGTTGCTCGCGGTCTGCGTCGTCCTCTTCTATCTGCGGGGTCTGCGGTGGCATGCCCTCTACATGCCGGTGTGCACCGTCGGGGACATGGTTCTCACCACCATCGTCAAGGACACCGTGGAGAGGATCAGACCGCACCTCTTCCACTTCCCCGGATATCCGATCCCGCACTCCTTCTCCTTCCCCAGCGGGCACGCCGACATGGCCGTGGCCTTCTACGGGGTGCTCGCGCTCCTGCTCGCCCGACTACTCTCCGGCGGCTGGAGGTGGCTCGTGCTGGCGGCCGGGTTGTTGCTGGTCCTCATCATCGGCTTCAGCAGGATCTACCTGGGGGTTCACTACCCCTCTGACGTGCTCGGCGGCTACCTGCTAGCCGGATTCTGGGCCTCGCTGACAGGGAGTGCCTTCGTGCTCCTGCAGGAGCGCTTCTAGCACTGGGCCTTGTAGAGGTATTTCGACACGTTGGGGTCGTTCATGTTGCCTCTGGTGACGACGGTGAAGCCGGTCGTGACGTTCTTTTTCTGCGGCTTCTTCTTGGTGTCGAGATACTCTACGGCCATCTTGACGCCCAGCCTTCCTATATCCCCGGGATGCTGGGCGATCAGACCATCCACGCTTCCCTTCTTGAGGTCCTTGACCTCTGTGGGGGAGGCGTCAAACTCTATGACCTTCACCTGCCCCTTCTTGCCTGCCTGACGCACGCCGGTGGCTGCTCCCTCCCCGGCGTAGATGTTGGTGCCGAAGATTCCCGCGAGATCGGGGTTCTTCTGCAGTACGGCCGAGGTTATGGAGGCTGCCTTGGTGGGATCGTCGTTGTCGTACTGGGCCCCGAGGTATTGGATGTTCGGGTACTTCTTTATGGCGGCTTCGAAACCCTTCTGGCGAGCGTCGGTCGTGGATATACCCGGCTTGACGTTGACCACGAAGACCTTACCCTTCTTGTTTACTGCCTTCGCGAGAGCGTCTCCTGCGACCTGCCCACCTTTGAAGTTGTCCGAACCTATGTGGGCCAGAAGAATGTCCGTCTTGTTTATCGTCGTGTCCACGGCTATGACGGGGATGCCCTGGTTCACCGCGCTCTGTATCGGAGCGATCATGGCGGTTTTGTCCGTCGGCGCGATGAGTATGGCATCCGGACTCGACTGGATGGCGGCGTTCAGGATAGGGGTCTGCTCGCTGGGGTCGAAGTCCTTAGGTCCCTGTATCTTGAGATCCACCCCAAGTTTGTTCGCCTCCGCTGAAGCTCCGCAGCCCATCGTGGTATAGAACTCGTCCCCGAGGACGCCCACGATGAGGACGATCCTGTAGTTCTTTTTGGCTTTGGACTGTCCACTACCTGTACTGCTCGTTGCTCCGCTGCTTGACCCTCCTCCGCAACCGCCGAGCAGCATCGCTCCGAAGCCGCCCGCGGCCGCCACGCCGAGGAATTCCCGCCGACTGAAGGCTCTCCTACCGCTCTGGCGTTCCATCGCTTTCCTTTCTCCCTCTTTATGAACGTTCTTCTGCACTCTTACGTCTCTGGTCTATGTAGACCGCGAGGATGAGGATCACCCCAATGGTGGCCTGCTGCCAGAAAGCCTGGACACCTTCTATGATGAATCCGTTCTGCAGGACCGCGGGTATGAAGGTGCCGACCACCGAGCCCAGGATGCTCCCGATCCCGCCGAAGAGGCTTGCTCCTCCTATAACCACGGCAGAGATTACATTTAGATTGTCAAGGGTATGCGTCCCCGGAGATGCGGTATTGAACCGGGCGAGGTCTATTATCCCGGCGAGCCCGGAGAGGAAGCCGGAGAGTACGTATACCTTGAGTAGGTGACGCTCGACGTTTATCCCCACCTTGCGTGCCGCCTCCGTGCTGGAGCCGATGGTGTACGTGTAGCGCCCGAAGCGGGTCTGCCGCAGAGCGAGAGCGGCTATCACGACGACGACGATGGCGACCGCGATCGGGACCGGCAGCACCCCGAACAGATCGCGCGTGCCGATCTGGGACTGGATCGCCGGTGGTACGTAGGGAACGTTCACCCCACCAGAGAGTATCTGGGCCGTGCCCAGGAAGAGTCCCAGCGTGCCGAGCGTTGCTATGAACGGCGTCAGCTTGAGGCGCGTGATCACGAGCCCGTTTATGAGCCCACAGACCACGCCGACAGCGAGCCCGACGAGTATGCCCACCGGTATAGCGACATTTTGGTGCGGGTAGATGTGGTGGTGCACCTGCTGCGGAGTGCCGGAGAGCGCAACCATGGTGTTGGCGGCGACCACGCTAGAGAGCACGAGGGTTGCACCGACCGAGAGATCTATGCCGGCGGTTATGATGACGAACGTCATCCCGACGGCCATGAGCAGGAGCTCCGAGGCGTCAACGGCTATGTTCATGAAGTTCTTGCCGCTCAGGAACGCTCCGCCCTCCAGGATGGAGAAGATGACGATCAGTGCGAGCAGAATCAGGAATATGAACGCCGATGAGATGCCAAAACGCCGCAGACTCTGCTCTCCAACCTCCTTACTTGTCAACCTGGCTTTCAGCTTCACCATCTCAGGCCACCTTTCCACCGCCAGCCGAACCGGTCATGGCCGCAACCACATCGTCCATGGAGCACGAGGCAGGGTCTAGCTCGGCCGCCACCTGCCCGAGTCGCAATACGACAATGCGGTCGGCTACCTCGAAAACCTCGGGTAGGCTGTGGCTGATGAAGATGACCGGTATCCCGGAGTCCCTCACTTTGCGGATTATGTCCAGAACCACCCTCACCTGGTTGACACCTAGTGCGGCCGTGGGCTCGTCCATCACGATGAGCTTGCTCGCCCACATCGCTGCCCGGGCCACCACCACGCCCTTGCGCATCCCCCCGGAGAAGGTGCTCACCGGCTTTCGCATGTCCTGTACCCGAATTTTGAGGCGTTCCAGTTGCTCCTCGGCTTCCTTTCTCATCGCCTTGTGATCTAGGAACCCGAGCCGTCCCAAAATCCCTTTCCTGTACTTCTCACGCCCTAGAAACATATTTGCGACCG
The DNA window shown above is from Rubrobacter calidifluminis and carries:
- a CDS encoding MGDG synthase family glycosyltransferase; protein product: MTQGHHILILTAGAGGGHKAAGEALSGELASAGHHVLVEDGLNLMSGWIERLAVSSYRKGLTSRGSTGWLPTSWGMAFKVTSNRYGSRMIHRLTSSPAFTKELRALLRSSAPDLVVSTYPLVSAAVGRLRRSGELSCPVAALITDYGAHPLWVASGVDLNLVPSLISAGLVERAGGKALAVRIPTRASHARVDRRKARKDLGVPQEGASVALISGGAWGAGNLGETTRTVLGCGWHAIVATGGNESLMRRLRDLLGGEERVLILGWRKDMARVMAAADCLIQNAGGMTALEAIDLGVPLVSFDPIAGHGEYNARIMEEAGVALWARDARALEEILTAGRPPAPRREEGLPSAVEALENLLVRSR
- a CDS encoding ATP-binding cassette domain-containing protein, translating into MTGGNPEKDPAGIAKEPVLQVRRVSKSFGAVQALRDVDFEVYPDEVVALCGDNGAGKSTLINIITGVFPPDSGEIFFQGERVEFSTPQDARERGIETVYQDLAAAPHLDAVANMFLGREKYRKGILGRLGFLDHKAMRKEAEEQLERLKIRVQDMRKPVSTFSGGMRKGVVVARAAMWASKLIVMDEPTAALGVNQVRVVLDIIRKVRDSGIPVIFISHSLPEVFEVADRIVVLRLGQVAAELDPASCSMDDVVAAMTGSAGGGKVA
- a CDS encoding ABC transporter substrate-binding protein; this encodes MERQSGRRAFSRREFLGVAAAGGFGAMLLGGCGGGSSSGATSSTGSGQSKAKKNYRIVLIVGVLGDEFYTTMGCGASAEANKLGVDLKIQGPKDFDPSEQTPILNAAIQSSPDAILIAPTDKTAMIAPIQSAVNQGIPVIAVDTTINKTDILLAHIGSDNFKGGQVAGDALAKAVNKKGKVFVVNVKPGISTTDARQKGFEAAIKKYPNIQYLGAQYDNDDPTKAASITSAVLQKNPDLAGIFGTNIYAGEGAATGVRQAGKKGQVKVIEFDASPTEVKDLKKGSVDGLIAQHPGDIGRLGVKMAVEYLDTKKKPQKKNVTTGFTVVTRGNMNDPNVSKYLYKAQC
- a CDS encoding ABC transporter permease, with product MVKLKARLTSKEVGEQSLRRFGISSAFIFLILLALIVIFSILEGGAFLSGKNFMNIAVDASELLLMAVGMTFVIITAGIDLSVGATLVLSSVVAANTMVALSGTPQQVHHHIYPHQNVAIPVGILVGLAVGVVCGLINGLVITRLKLTPFIATLGTLGLFLGTAQILSGGVNVPYVPPAIQSQIGTRDLFGVLPVPIAVAIVVVVIAALALRQTRFGRYTYTIGSSTEAARKVGINVERHLLKVYVLSGFLSGLAGIIDLARFNTASPGTHTLDNLNVISAVVIGGASLFGGIGSILGSVVGTFIPAVLQNGFIIEGVQAFWQQATIGVILILAVYIDQRRKSAEERS
- a CDS encoding phosphatase PAP2 family protein; protein product: MNPKGAGGRGGSRHTSRGGRDARGASCLGVSALLLLAAFAALAYAVSRGVTRSLDVAVMMEVHGVFSPSIEGLMVAATTLGYYSVVTVLLAVCVVLFYLRGLRWHALYMPVCTVGDMVLTTIVKDTVERIRPHLFHFPGYPIPHSFSFPSGHADMAVAFYGVLALLLARLLSGGWRWLVLAAGLLLVLIIGFSRIYLGVHYPSDVLGGYLLAGFWASLTGSAFVLLQERF